CGCGAGCCTATCAAGCGAGTGCGCTGCGAGCGATCACCGACTGCCAGCCGTTCACTTTGCCGGCCGAATATTACGATCAATGGAAGCACTTCCACCCGGTCTTTATGGAATGGCCCGCAGGGCAGGGGCAACCTGCCGCTGGGGAGCTCGATACGCGCAAGCTTTCGATTTGCCGGGGATGCTGACCGCGGCGCGCAGGCTACCGCGATACTTCACCTCGCCCCGCTTGCGGGGAGAGGTCGGATCGCATCGTCAGATGCGATCCGGGTGAGAGGGAGTCTCCGCGAGTTCGTCTCTCAGCGACCTCGTGGAGACTCCCCCTCATCCCGACCTTCTCCCCGCAGGCGGGGAGAAGGAGAAGCTTACGCCGCCGCCTTGTGCCGCGCGATCTCAGCCTTGTAGAGCTCGAATTCTTCCGCGACCGCCTTCGCCACCGAAGGCCGGGCGCGCAGGCGTTCGTAATAGGCCTTCAGCGCCGGCCATTTCGCGAGCTCGATCGGCGGCGTCGCCATGGTCCAGTTGATCACCGTGACGAGATAGGCGTCGGCGACGCTGAAATGATCGAGCAGGTAGTCGCGGCCCTTCAGATGGTCCTCGACATAGTCGAGCCGCGAGACGTATTTCTCCAGTGCATAGGACTTGGCCTCCGGCGGCGCCTTCTTGTCGAGCAGCGGCAGGAACAGGCCCTTGTGCAGCTCGGTGCCGATGAAGCACAGCCATTGATGCAGCTTCGAACGTTCGGCGTTCGACGCGGTGCCGAGGCCGGCCCGCGGGAACTGGTCGGCGACATATTGCAGGATCGCGGCGTTCTCGGTCAGCACCACGCCGTCGTCGGTGCGCAGCGTCGGCACCAGGCCAAGCGGGTTGACCTTGCTGAAGTCGGAGCCGTCGTTGCGTACCTGCTTGGTCTTCGGATCGACCTCGAGATAGTTGGCCGGCTGGCCGGCTTCATAGAGCGCGACGCGGGTCGCCATCGAGCACGCGAGCGGCGAGAAATAAAGATCCATGGGAGCCTCCAGTATCTGGCGCGGGGGTCCGGCCGTTGTTGATTTTTGTACTGTCCTGGATAATATTTGTGGCGTCAAGGAATTTAGTGCGAAATGGTACAAAAAAGTAAGAAGCCACCATCTACTGCCAAAATTGCAGCACCCGTTGCGCCGAAGCGGCGCGGGCGGCCGCGCGCCTATGAGCCGGATGTCGCCCTCGGCAAGGCGCTCGATCTGTTCCGCCGCGATGGCTTTGCCGCGACCTCGCTCGATGATCTGAGCGCCGCGACCGGCATGAACCGGCCGAGCCTCTATGGCGCGTTCGGCGACAAGCGCGAGCTCTACATCAAGAGCTACCAGCGCTATCGCGATGACGCGCGCGCCGCGATGGCCGACATCTTCCGCGACGATGCGCCGTTGCGCGAGCGGCTGGAGCGCATCTATCGCATCGCGCTCGACATCTATCTCTCCGGCGAGTCCGGCCCGCGCGGCTGCTTCACGGTGATGACGGCAGCCTCGGAGGCGGTGTCGGATCCCGATATCCGCAGCATGGTGCTGGAGGGCCTAACCGAGCTCGACAAGGCGTTCGGCATCTGCTTCCGCCATGCCAAGGAGCGCGGCGAGCTGCCTGAGGGCGCCGACCCGGCGGCGCTGGCGCACCTTGCATCCGCCACCATCCACACGATCGCGATCCGTGCCCGTGCCCGCGTGCCGCGCGGGGAACTCGAGGCGATCGTGAAGGGGGCCGTCGACCTGATGTGCCGGGCCCAATAGAGGCGGCAAAAATTCTTCAGCAGTAAATGTCGGGTTCTGGTTTTCCGACCCGTCTTCCGTAAGGTCTCCCCGCTCACGGAAACGGAACATCATGGGAAAAGTCAGGACTTCAGCATTCTCGGTCTCGATCGACGGATTTGGCGCGGCACCGCGTCAGAGCCTCGAAAATCCATTCGGCGAAGGCGGCATGGTGTTGCCCGGCTGGTTCCTCCAGACCCGGACATTCCGCCAGACCTTCGGCCAGGACGGCGGCAGCACCGGGCTCGATGACGAGATCGCGCGCAAGTCGATGGAAAATATCGGCGCCTGGATCCTCGGGCGGAATATGTTCGGCCCAATCCGCGGGCCGTGGCCGGACGAGTCCTGGAAAGGCTGGTGGGGCCCCAATCCGCCGTATCACACGCCGACCTATGTGCTGACCCATCATGCGCGGCCCGACATCCAAATGGAAGGCGGCACCACGTTTCACTTCGTGACGTCAGGCATTCACGTCGCGCTTGAGCGCGCGCGCGCGGTTGCCGGGGACAAGGACATCCGGGTCGGCGGCGGCGTGTCGCTGGTGCGCCAGTTCCTGGAAGCGCGCCTGCTCGACGAGGTGCAGCTGGCGCTATCGCCGGTGCTGCTCGGCGCCGGTGAGAATCTGTTCGCAGGCCTCGACCTGCCTGCGCTCGGTTACGCCGTCGTCTCGCAGGTCGCGAGCCCGAACGCGACCCACGTCACCTTCGCGCGCCAATCCTAAGATCGTTCACGCCTGCGTCAGCGGCCAACATCGGCGGTTGACGCGGGCGCAGTTCGGTCGTATTTAACCCAAAGGTTATTTAACCGATGAGCTAAGTACGAACATGCCGCTGGACCCCCTCAGTTCGACCTTCGCGGCGCTGGCCGATCCGACCCGGCGCGCGATCCTGGCGCGGCTCGCGCTCGGCGAGACCTCGGTGATGGAGCTGGCGGAGCCGTTCGACATGAGCCTGCCGGCAATCTCCAAGCACCTGAAGGTGCTGGAGCATGCCGGGCTGATCTCGCGCGGGCGCGAAGCGCAGTGGCGGCCGTGCCGGATCGCGCCCGACTCGTTCAAGCAGGTCGATGGCTGGCTCGGAAATTTCCGCCGCTTCTGGGATGAGAGCTTCAACCGCCTCGATGGCCTGCTCGAGGAGATGAAGGCGGAGGAGGCCGCAAAGGCTCCGCCGCGCAACACCCGTAAAATCAGAGTAAAGGAGAAGCAACGTGGACGCACGCGTGAATAAGACGCTGAAGATCACCACCCCGTCGGATTTCGAATTCGCGATGACGCGGCAGTTCGACGCGCCGCGGCGCTTCGTGTTCGATGCGATGACCAAGCCGGAATATCTGGTGCGCTGGCTTGGCTGCGAGACCCTCGTGATGCCGGTGTGCGAGGTCGACCTGCGCGTCGGCGGCGCCTATCGGTTCGTGTTCCGCTCGTCCGAGGGCATCGAGCATGAACTCGCCGGCACCTATCGCGAGGTGGTGCGCCCCGAGCGGCTGGCGTTCGGCGAGACCTTCTCGATGCCGGGCTTCACCAGCGAGGAATATCTCGTCATCTCGACCTTCGTCGAGGAAGCCGGCACCACCACGCTGACCACCACCATCCGCCATCCCACCAAGGAGGCGCGTGACGGCCATCTCAACTCCGGCATCGATAAGGGCGTCGCGCCCGCCTACGACCGGCTCGCCGAGGTGGTTGCCGAGATGGGCTGAGGGGTGAGGTTGCAGCCGATCTGCTTGTCGTCCCGGCGAAGGCCGGGACCCGTAACCACAGGACATCGTTGTTGTGCAGGATGCCTCCCCCGCGTGCCCCAATGAGGGGCCGCGGGGTATGGGTCCCGGCCTTCGCCGGGATGACACCGTTTGTGGCGTGGCGGCGCTGCTAATACCCCCGCTTGCGATCGACCACGTTCTCCAGCTCCCCGTTTTGCTCGAAGCGCGCGATCTGTGCCGCGACGTATTTCGAGATATCGTCGGCGTCGGTGTCGGCGGCATTGTGCGGCGTCAGCACCACCTTCGGATGGCTCCAGAACGGGCTGTCCTGCGGCAGCGGTTCGGTCTCGTAGACGTCGAGCGAGGCGGCACCCAGCGTACCGTCGTCGAGCGCGCGGAGGATATCCGCCTCGTTCTGCAATCCGCCGCGGCCGGCATTGATGATCACGGGTGCGCCGAGCGGGCTGTTGCGGTTCAGCTTCGCGAACGCATCGCGATTCAGCACATGGCGCGTGTCCGGTGTCAGCGGCAGCAGGCAGACCAGGATGTTGGTCGCGCGCAGGAACGCGTCGAGTCCGTCGGCGCCGTGGTAGCATGCGATGCCGTCGATCCGCTTCTCGCTGCGGCTCCAGCCGACGACGCGGAAGCCGAGCGCGCGCAGCGCCTGCGCGGCGGCCGCGCCGAGCGTGCCGAGCCCCATCACGCCGACGGTGATCGCGTTCGCGGCCCATTGATAATCCGGCGCCCAGCGCTTCAATCGCTGCGACTCGCGCAAGTACGGCTCCTGGCGGTGATGCATCAGCACGTGCAACACGACATATTCGGTCATCCGGCCGGTGAGGTCGGAGACCGCAACGCGCACCAGCGGCACGTCGGGCAGCGAGCGGTCGGCCATCAGCGCGTCGACGCCGGCGCCGAGGTTGAAGATGACGCGCAGGTTCTTGAACGCGGCGAGCTCGCCCGGCTTCGGCTTCCACACTGCGGCATAGTGCACCTCGGCGGGGTCCAGCGCGCCGTCCGGCAGCAGCACGACGGGGCGGTCGGGGCAGACCGCGTCGAACCGCGCCTTCCAGCGCGCCGACGACCAGTTTTCCGAGCCGCCATTGATCAGCAGCGCCAATGCGCCCTTGCCCATCCGGATACCTCCAATTTCAATGTGATCTATATCACAGAGCGAAGCCGACCCGCTCCCTAGTCTCCTGCCATCAACCGGGGAGAACTTCCATGCGCAAACTGATCCTGGCCGCGGCCGTCATCGTCGCCTCCGCCGCCACCGCAGACGCCGGCCAGAGCCGTGGCCTCGTGCTCGCGAACGCTGATGCGCCCGCCCAGGCGCAACCGGCCGTTGCTCCTGATCAGGCCGAGGCCCAGCCGGCGCCGTCGCAGGCCCAGCCGGCCGAGGCCTCGAGGGCGCAAGCGTCGCGTCCGGTGAAGCGGACCCAGACGAGCCGCCGGGAGAGCGATGAAGCCAAGGCTCGCCGGATCGCTGCCCGCTACGGCGTCTACTGGTGATCGCAGCGTCCTCGTCGCGGTGATGGCCGAGGCGCGCCACCGCCATGGCTTTGCAACGCGCCTCGGCCAAATTCATCACCGGCGTCAGGAACCGAGATTTCTTTCGCTCCGCCTGTCGGCAGCGGGCATAATCGTTCGTTCTTGCAATGAACGGAGATGCCTTTTCGATGCTGTACGCCATTCTCTGCTATCATGACGAAGACTTGGTCGGCTCCTGGAGCAAGGAGCACGACGCCTCGGTCATGCAGAAACTGTCCGTCGTGCAGGATAAGCTCGCCAAGCAGGGCAAGCTCGGCCCGGTGGCGCGGCTGTTGCCGACCACCGCGGCGACCACGCTGCGCAAGGAAAACCCGCCGCTGGTGCTGGACGGCCCGTTCGCCGAAACCAAGGAGCAGCTGCTCGGCTTCTACCTGGTCGAGGGCAAGAATCTCGACGAGGTGCTCGATATCGCGCGCGACCTCGGCGAGGCCAATCCCGGCGGCACCTATGAGATCCGTCCGGTCGGCTACTTCACTCCGGGGGACGCAAAGCCGTGAGCGTGACCGACACCGCCTGGATCGATGCCGCGCTGACGTCAGCGCGTCCCCAGGCGGTCGGCGCATTGCTGCGCTACTTCCGCAATCTCGATACCGCCGAGGAAGCCTTCCAGAATGCCTGCCTGCGGGCGCTGAAGAGCTGGCCGCAGAACGGCCCGCCGCGCGATCCGGCGTCGTGGCTGATCATGGTCGGCCGCAATGTCGCGATCGACGACATCAGGCGCAGCAAGAAGCAGGAAGCGTTGCCCGACGACGACCGGGCGATCTCCGACCTCGACGATGCCGAGGACGAGATCGCCGAGCGGCTCGACGGCTCGCACTACCGCGACGACATCCTGCGGCTGCTGTTCATCTGCTGTCACAAGGACCTGCCGGCGACCCAGCAGATCGCGCTGGCGCTGCGCATCGTCTCCGGCCTCACGGTAAAGCAGATCGCGCGCGCCTTCCTGGTCTCGGAAGCAGCCATGGAGCAGCGCATCACGCGGGCCAAGACGCGCGTCGCCGACGCCAATGTGCCGTTCGAGACGCCGGGCGCGGTCGAGCGCAGCGAGCGGCTCGCCTCGGTCGCGGCGATGATCTATCTGATCTTCAACGAGGGCTACTCGGCGAGCGGCGACACCGCCGAGATCCGCTCGCCGCTGTGCGAGGAGGCGATCAGGCTCGCCCGCCTGCTGCTGCGGCTGTTCCAGAGCGAGCCGGAGATCATGGGGCTGACCGCGCTGCTGTTGTTGCAGCACGCCCGCGCCGCCGCGCGCTTCGATGCGGACGGCCAGGTGATCCTGCTCGACGACCAGGACCGCGGCCTGTGGAACCAGAAGCTGATCGCGGAGGGGATCGCGCTGATCGACAAGGCGATGCGCCACCGCAAGAGCGGGCCCTATCAGGTGCAGGCCGCGATCGCCGCCCTGCACGCCCGCGCGGAAAAGCCCGAGGATACCGACTGGGCCCAGATCGACCTGCTTTACGGTGCGCTCGAGGTCATGCAGCCGTCGCCGGTGATCACGCTCAACCGCGCGGTTGCGGTCTCCAAGGTGAAGGGGCCGGAAGCCGCGCTCGAGATGATCGAGCCGCTGGCGCCGCGGCTTGCAAACTACTTCCATTATTTCGGCGTGCGCGGCGCCTTCCTGATGCAGCTCGGCCGCAACGAGGAAGCCCGCGTCGCCTTCGACCGCGCCATCGCGCTCGCCAACACCACAGCCGAAGCCGCCCACATCCGCATGCATATCGACCGCCTGATGCGCGACAGCCAGCCGCGCAATGCGAAGGCGAAGTAGCGGGCTAGCTTGGTCGCGTATGGTTCGTGTCCAGCTGAGAGACTTCCCGTGTGACACCCCTCTCCCTACCCCTCCCCCGCAAGGGGGGAGGGAACCCCTCCGCCGGTGCTTCCCTCACGACAGCGCAAGAGCATAGCTAGTCAATCGCGTCAGGTGAGCACGCAGGTCAGGCACCCTCCCCCTTGCGGGTAGGGGAATCGCATATGGCGATGGAGGGGTGTTGCCAAGCGGTTGGAACTGGATTCTTTGGGTGTCTCTCGCTTCCCGAGGGAGACCAGAATGCGCCAACTCAAGCGCCTGCTTCGACCACTCAAGGACCCCCGCGCCAGCAACGTGCGGCACGATCTGGTGGAGATCATCGTCATCGCCTTGGCGGCGACACTGGCCGGCGCCAAGACCTGCACCGAGTTCGAGTTCTTCGGCAAAGGCCGAGAGGAGCTGTTGCAGCGGTTCCTGGAGCTCAGATCCGGCATCCCCAGCCACGATACGTTCAGCAACGTCTTCCGTGCTCTGGACCCGAAGGGGTTGGAAGCGATTTTGCGCAAGCTCAGCAAGGGCTTCGGCATCAAGGGCGTGGTCAGCATCGACGGCAAGGCGTTGCGCGGCGCCTTCATGCGTGGGCGGCAATCCACACCGCTGCATATGGTCAATGTCTGGGCGGCAGGCACACGCATGGCGCTGGCTCAAAGGAAGGCCCCCAATCGCAACGAGGTTGCCGGCGTTCTCGAAGTCCTCGCCTCGCTCGATCTGGACGGCGCTCTTGTCACTGCCGACGCCTTGCATTGCCGGCCCGATGTCGCGCAAGCCATCCGCGACCGGAAGGGCCACTACGTTCTGGCCATCAAGAGCAATCGCGGCCGGCTCT
The window above is part of the Bradyrhizobium sp. PSBB068 genome. Proteins encoded here:
- a CDS encoding glutathione S-transferase N-terminal domain-containing protein, whose amino-acid sequence is MDLYFSPLACSMATRVALYEAGQPANYLEVDPKTKQVRNDGSDFSKVNPLGLVPTLRTDDGVVLTENAAILQYVADQFPRAGLGTASNAERSKLHQWLCFIGTELHKGLFLPLLDKKAPPEAKSYALEKYVSRLDYVEDHLKGRDYLLDHFSVADAYLVTVINWTMATPPIELAKWPALKAYYERLRARPSVAKAVAEEFELYKAEIARHKAAA
- a CDS encoding TetR/AcrR family transcriptional regulator, with product MVQKSKKPPSTAKIAAPVAPKRRGRPRAYEPDVALGKALDLFRRDGFAATSLDDLSAATGMNRPSLYGAFGDKRELYIKSYQRYRDDARAAMADIFRDDAPLRERLERIYRIALDIYLSGESGPRGCFTVMTAASEAVSDPDIRSMVLEGLTELDKAFGICFRHAKERGELPEGADPAALAHLASATIHTIAIRARARVPRGELEAIVKGAVDLMCRAQ
- a CDS encoding dihydrofolate reductase, with the translated sequence MGKVRTSAFSVSIDGFGAAPRQSLENPFGEGGMVLPGWFLQTRTFRQTFGQDGGSTGLDDEIARKSMENIGAWILGRNMFGPIRGPWPDESWKGWWGPNPPYHTPTYVLTHHARPDIQMEGGTTFHFVTSGIHVALERARAVAGDKDIRVGGGVSLVRQFLEARLLDEVQLALSPVLLGAGENLFAGLDLPALGYAVVSQVASPNATHVTFARQS
- a CDS encoding winged helix-turn-helix transcriptional regulator, translated to MPLDPLSSTFAALADPTRRAILARLALGETSVMELAEPFDMSLPAISKHLKVLEHAGLISRGREAQWRPCRIAPDSFKQVDGWLGNFRRFWDESFNRLDGLLEEMKAEEAAKAPPRNTRKIRVKEKQRGRTRE
- a CDS encoding SRPBCC domain-containing protein, producing the protein MDARVNKTLKITTPSDFEFAMTRQFDAPRRFVFDAMTKPEYLVRWLGCETLVMPVCEVDLRVGGAYRFVFRSSEGIEHELAGTYREVVRPERLAFGETFSMPGFTSEEYLVISTFVEEAGTTTLTTTIRHPTKEARDGHLNSGIDKGVAPAYDRLAEVVAEMG
- a CDS encoding glyoxylate/hydroxypyruvate reductase A, with protein sequence MGKGALALLINGGSENWSSARWKARFDAVCPDRPVVLLPDGALDPAEVHYAAVWKPKPGELAAFKNLRVIFNLGAGVDALMADRSLPDVPLVRVAVSDLTGRMTEYVVLHVLMHHRQEPYLRESQRLKRWAPDYQWAANAITVGVMGLGTLGAAAAQALRALGFRVVGWSRSEKRIDGIACYHGADGLDAFLRATNILVCLLPLTPDTRHVLNRDAFAKLNRNSPLGAPVIINAGRGGLQNEADILRALDDGTLGAASLDVYETEPLPQDSPFWSHPKVVLTPHNAADTDADDISKYVAAQIARFEQNGELENVVDRKRGY
- a CDS encoding YciI family protein: MLYAILCYHDEDLVGSWSKEHDASVMQKLSVVQDKLAKQGKLGPVARLLPTTAATTLRKENPPLVLDGPFAETKEQLLGFYLVEGKNLDEVLDIARDLGEANPGGTYEIRPVGYFTPGDAKP
- a CDS encoding RNA polymerase sigma factor, whose translation is MSVTDTAWIDAALTSARPQAVGALLRYFRNLDTAEEAFQNACLRALKSWPQNGPPRDPASWLIMVGRNVAIDDIRRSKKQEALPDDDRAISDLDDAEDEIAERLDGSHYRDDILRLLFICCHKDLPATQQIALALRIVSGLTVKQIARAFLVSEAAMEQRITRAKTRVADANVPFETPGAVERSERLASVAAMIYLIFNEGYSASGDTAEIRSPLCEEAIRLARLLLRLFQSEPEIMGLTALLLLQHARAAARFDADGQVILLDDQDRGLWNQKLIAEGIALIDKAMRHRKSGPYQVQAAIAALHARAEKPEDTDWAQIDLLYGALEVMQPSPVITLNRAVAVSKVKGPEAALEMIEPLAPRLANYFHYFGVRGAFLMQLGRNEEARVAFDRAIALANTTAEAAHIRMHIDRLMRDSQPRNAKAK
- a CDS encoding ISAs1 family transposase yields the protein MRQLKRLLRPLKDPRASNVRHDLVEIIVIALAATLAGAKTCTEFEFFGKGREELLQRFLELRSGIPSHDTFSNVFRALDPKGLEAILRKLSKGFGIKGVVSIDGKALRGAFMRGRQSTPLHMVNVWAAGTRMALAQRKAPNRNEVAGVLEVLASLDLDGALVTADALHCRPDVAQAIRDRKGHYVLAIKSNRGRLFKAAKALLDTARRPARASQRRTAAHDRIERRQAIIVPAPQLAKQHGFSAIVAVGRIDSWRATAGKPAKRTARYFLASRRLSAKKLLDVVRAHWSIENNLHWVLDVLFDEDACRSRKDHAPENLAVIRKLAINALQATPGPARTSHKMLQARWSNDFLLTVLAHMR